In Erinaceus europaeus chromosome 10, mEriEur2.1, whole genome shotgun sequence, one DNA window encodes the following:
- the MIB2 gene encoding E3 ubiquitin-protein ligase MIB2 isoform X1: MDPDPQAGVQVGMRVVRGVDWKWAQQDGGEGGVGTVVELGRHGSPSTPDRTVVVQWDHGTRTNYRAGYQGAHDLLLYDNAQIGVRHPNIICDCCKKHGLRGMRWKCLVCFDYDLCTQCYMHNRHDLAHAFERYETAHSRPVTLSPRQGLPRVPLRGIFQGAKVVRGPDWEWGSQDGGEGKPGRVVDIRGWDVETGRSVASVTWADGTTNVYRVGHKGKVDLKCVGEAAGGFYYKEHLPRLACYPPGKPAELRRRVSVDGQPFQHGDKVKCLLDSDVLREMQEGHGGWNPRMAECIGQTGTVHRVTDRGDVRVQFSHETRWTFHPGALTKHDCFWVGDVVRVIDDLDTVKRLQAGHGEWTDDMAPALGRVGKVVKVFGDGNLRVAVSGQLWTFSPSCLVAYRPEENTNLDVAERARENKSSLSVALDKLRAQKSGDLEQPGRLVVEVALGNLSRAVDLLRRHPEQVDTKNQGRTALQVAAYLGQVKLVRLLLQARAGTDLPDEEGNTSLHYAALGNQPEVTQVLLSVGCPADTLNSSQSTALHLAVQRGFLEVVRVLCEHGCDVNLPDSNADTPLHCAISAGTGASGIVEVLTEVPGVDVTTTNSQGFTLLHHASLKGHTLAVRRILARARQLVDAKKEDGFTALHLAALNNHREVAQILIREGHCDVNVRNRKLQTPLHLAVQQAHMGLVPLLTDAGCSINAEDEEGDTALHVALQRHQLLPLAADRAGGDSGPAQLLSRLQASGLPGFAELTIGTAIACFLALEGADLSYANHRGRSPLDLAAEGRVLKALQGCAQRFRERQVGATAAGPRQLRSTPNTVTNLHVAPAAGHEAAECLVCSELALLVLFTPCQHRTVCEECARRMKKCIRCQVAISKKLRPDGSELASAAPASMPQRQLVEELQSRYRQMEERITCPICIDNHIRLVFQCGHGACAPCGAALTACPICRQPVRDRIQIFV; the protein is encoded by the exons ATGGATCCAGACCCACAGGCGGGTGTGCAGGTGGGCATGCGCGTTGTCCGTGGCGTGGACTGGAAGTGGGCCCAGCAGGACGGTGGCGAGGGCGGCGTGGGTACGGTGGTGGAACTCGGCCGCCACGGCAGCCCCTCCACCCCTGACCGAACAGTGGTTGTGCAGTGGGACCATGGCACCCGCACCAACTACCGTGCGGGCTATCAGGGTGCCCATGACCTGCTGCTCTACGACAATGCCCAGATCG GTGTGCGGCACCCCAACATCATCTGCGACTGCTGCAAGAAACACGGGTTGCGGGGCATGCGCTGGAAGTGCCTCGTCTGTTTTGACTATGACCTGTGCACTCAGTGTTACATGCACAACAGACATGATCTGGCACACGCCTTTGAGCGCTACGAGACTGCACACTCGCGCCC GGTGACGCTGAGCCCCCGCCAGGGCCTCCCGAGGGTTCCACTACGGGGCATCTTCCAGGGTGCGAAGGTGGTGCGGGGTCCTGACTGGGAGTGGGGCTCCCAGGATG gaggggaggggaaaccaGGCCGTGTGGTGGACATCCGGGGCTGGGACGTGGAGACAGGCCGGAGTGTGGCCAGCGTGACCTGGGCAGATGGCACCACCAACGTGTACCGCGTAGGCCACAAGGGCAAGGTGGACCTCAAGTGTGTGGGCGAGGCAGCCGGCGGCTTCTACTACAAGGAGCACCTCCCCAGGCTGG CCTGCTATCCCCCAGGCAAGCCGGCTGAACTGCGACGCAGGGTGAGTGTGGATGGGCAGCCCTTCCAGCACGGCGACAAGGTCAAGTGCCTGCTGGACTCGGATGTGCTGAGGGAGATGCAGGAAGGCCACGGTGGCTGGAATCCCCGGATGGCGGAG TGCATTGGACAGACGGGCACCGTGCACCGCGTCACAGACCGTGGGGATGTGCGTGTGCAGTTCAGCCACGAGACCCGTTGGACCTTCCACCCAGGGGCTCTCACCAAG CATGACTGCTTCTGGGTGGGTGATGTGGTGCGGGTCATCGACGACCTGGACACGGTGAAGCGGCTGCAGGCTGGGCATGGCGAGTGGACAGACGACATGGCCCCC GCCCTGGGCCGTGTAGGAAAGGTGGTGAAGGTCTTTGGCGACGGGAACCTGCGTGTGGCAGTCAGCGGCCAGCTGTGGACCTTCAGCCCCTCATGCCTCGTGGCCTACCGGCCCGAAGAGAACACCAACCTGGACGTCGCTGAGCGAGCCCGGGAGAACAAGA GCTCCCTGAGTGTTGCCCTGGACAAACTTCGAGCCCAGAAGAGTGGTGACCTGGAGCAACCGGGCAGGCTGGTGGTGGAGGTGGCACTGGGCAACTTGTCACGGGCTGTGGACCTGCTGCGGAGGCACCCAGAGCAG GTGGATACCAAGAATCAGGGccggactgccctgcaggtggctgCCTACCTGGGCCAGGTGAAGCTGGTGCGGCTGCTGCTCCAGGCAAGGGCAGGCACAGACCTGCCTGATGAGGAGGGCAACACTTCACTGCACTATGCAGCCCTAGG AAACCAGCCGGAGGTCACCCAGGTGCTCCTGAGTGTGGGGTGCCCGGCTGACACCCTCAACAGCAGCCAGAGCACTGCACTACACCTTGCAGTGCAGAGGGGCTTCCTGGAGGTGGTGCGGGTCCTGTGTGAGCATGGCTGTGATGTCAACCTGCCT GACTCGAATGCCGACACACCACTGCACTGCGCCATCTCAGCTGGCACGGGGGCCAGTGGCATAGTGGAGGTCCTCACTGAGGTGCCAGGTGTGGACGtcaccaccaccaacagccaggGCTTCACCCTGCTGCATCACGCCTCCCTCAAGGGCCACACGCT cGCTGTCAGGAGGATCCTGGCCCGGGCCCGGCAGCTGGTGGATGCCAAGAAGGAGGACGGCTTCACTGCCTTGCACCTGGCCGCCCTCAACAATCACCGAGAGGTGGCCCAGATTCTCATCCGGGAG GGCCACTGCGATGTGAATGTGCGTAACCGCAAGCTGCAGACACCCCTGCATCTGGCTGTTCAGCAGGCCCACATGGGGCTGGTGCCCCTGCTGACCGACGCTGGCTGCAGCATCAATGCAGAGGATGAGGAGGGGGACACAGCCCTGCATGTGGCCCTGCAGCGGCACCAGCTGCTGCCCCTGGCAGCTGACCGGGCCGGGGGGGACTCTGGGCCAGCACAGCTATTGTCCAGG CTGCAGGCCTCGGGCCTCCCTGGCTTTGCGGAGTTGACAATAGGCACTGCCATCGCCTGCTTCCTCGCACTGGAGGGAGCCGATTTGAGCTACGCCAACCACCGTGGCCGCAGCCCGCTGGACCTGGCTGCAGAGGGCCGAGTGCTCAAGGCCCTGCAGGGCTGTGCCCAGCGCTTCCG GGAGCGGCAGGTGGGCGCCACGGCCGCCGGCCCCAGGCAGTTGCGGAGCACCCCTAACACCGTGACCAACCTGCATGTGGCCCCAGCGGCAGGGCATGAGGCGGCCGAGTGCCTCGTGTGCTCGGAGCTGGCGCTGCTGGTGCTTTTCACGCCGTGCCAGCATCGCACTGTGTGCgagg AGTGCGCGCGCAGGATGAAGAAGTGCATCAGGTGCCAGGTGGCCATCAGCAAGAAGCTGCGCCCAG ACGGCTCGGAGTTGGCCAGCGCAGCCCCTGCGTCTATGCCGCAGCGGCAGCTTGTAGAGGAGCTGCAGAGCCGTTACCGGCAGATGGAGGAGCGCATCACCTGCCCAATCTGCATCGACAACCACATCCGCCTGGTTTTCCAGTGCGGCCACGGCGCCTGCGCGCCCTGCGGCGCTGCGCTCACTGCCTGCCCCATCTGCCGCCAGCCGGTCCGCGACCGAATCCAGATCTTCGTGTGA